A single genomic interval of Halobacillus halophilus DSM 2266 harbors:
- a CDS encoding CsxC family protein, whose product MTDSHKDLHKGSHHYDCKGSSNIKSCQNHSVTPSVSIGKIFTKVPVVLAELDLQININETITFPEPVLEIKDIKKRVILTQCRLLLPTHKLFVKGFVRKNIQYASPCHEIEHSTHQSVASDLHSYTVDIPFDCVTEIKDFLSMPVMPKLNDRQEFDFAVSKSLPSGYPEKDQLLSSDLSQFHQESSQFYNELAYCELVSSKIIEWDEALDRLPLHGPASFYEGCFTKLEEKMVLDIRLKVLQDQQIRVASTTNDPC is encoded by the coding sequence ATGACTGATTCACACAAAGATTTACACAAGGGTTCCCATCATTATGATTGTAAGGGGTCTTCCAATATCAAATCATGTCAAAACCATTCCGTTACACCAAGCGTAAGTATTGGGAAAATTTTCACTAAAGTTCCTGTGGTTCTGGCAGAACTCGATTTGCAGATAAATATAAATGAAACCATTACTTTTCCTGAACCAGTACTAGAAATTAAAGACATTAAGAAACGAGTCATCCTTACTCAATGTCGATTATTGCTTCCAACTCATAAGTTATTTGTTAAAGGATTTGTGCGAAAAAACATTCAATATGCCAGTCCGTGTCATGAGATTGAACATAGTACACATCAATCAGTCGCTTCTGATTTACATTCCTACACGGTAGATATTCCATTTGACTGTGTAACAGAAATCAAGGATTTTCTGTCGATGCCGGTCATGCCTAAGCTGAATGATCGACAGGAGTTTGACTTTGCGGTATCGAAGTCTCTACCTTCAGGGTACCCGGAAAAAGATCAACTGTTATCCAGTGATCTCTCTCAATTTCACCAGGAGAGCTCCCAGTTCTACAATGAGCTTGCATACTGTGAATTAGTTTCCAGCAAGATTATTGAATGGGATGAAGCGCTGGATCGATTGCCTCTTCATGGGCCCGCTTCTTTTTACGAAGGCTGTTTCACCAAATTAGAAGAAAAAATGGTATTGGATATACGTTTGAAAGTCCTGCAAGACCAGCAAATACGTGTTGCTTCTACTACGAATGATCCTTGCTGA
- a CDS encoding CotY/CotZ family spore coat protein, whose translation MYFKDHEYESYDQHRKDDYKRGCGYHKKEDHKKSRHYENCVADVLEAILAAQKKADKDNGCHTSCKQSIEDLLGEEKKVKKNTIPFILYCGCDPYKGTGVTTYHCHSKKTKFKCVNSFIFKVKDIEKECAVLELLVFKSDLKHSNDHGEKCHSKDDHSACSQIDHKELDDLIGTGICITVDLSCFCSITCLPAIHLRH comes from the coding sequence ATGTATTTTAAAGATCATGAATACGAAAGTTATGATCAGCACCGGAAAGACGATTATAAAAGAGGTTGCGGCTATCACAAAAAAGAGGATCATAAAAAAAGCAGACACTATGAAAACTGTGTGGCCGATGTATTGGAAGCTATACTAGCTGCTCAAAAGAAAGCGGATAAAGATAATGGCTGTCACACTTCCTGTAAACAGTCTATAGAAGATTTACTTGGGGAAGAGAAGAAAGTTAAGAAAAACACGATTCCATTTATTTTGTATTGTGGGTGTGACCCTTATAAAGGTACAGGGGTTACCACTTACCATTGCCACTCGAAAAAAACAAAGTTCAAATGTGTAAACTCTTTTATTTTCAAGGTTAAAGACATTGAAAAAGAATGTGCCGTTCTCGAATTACTCGTCTTCAAATCAGATCTGAAGCATTCCAATGATCATGGGGAGAAATGCCATAGTAAAGATGATCATTCTGCTTGCAGTCAGATTGATCATAAAGAGTTGGATGACTTAATAGGCACGGGTATTTGCATTACGGTTGATTTGTCATGCTTCTGTTCAATTACCTGCCTACCGGCCATTCATTTACGTCACTAA
- a CDS encoding ParM/StbA family protein, producing MTRKNIFAVDLGNSWYKVMASDNGELVEYQLPNALALFDEEFYEKPYDEEDVDFEENLIVEIKSPAIVDKREIYYVGKSAMKQRNVSLTSFNNQKIDEDRTYILLHSIAAYHALISDPTKGEINYHIDQLAVSLPTTQYKEKKDVFKERLKGVHTVIFHKVPGMLEPKEVAVKVHIEDVIVGAEGALAYLSLTRDPHSLNVTNESLAKDSQKGIIIGDLGGDSVDFVGIKNSKPVASVEGEQFGINQFLDNIIQKVSKNELYKFNSRSELEEKLAAGQSEWYVEPFAGVKKDISKYIIPQLKSMAIKYLEHFDRVRSNSNEINGAVRYIAVGGAADIAQRQIKEAAVKWSERGRPIDLLFPEDMVKLNVQGLMILAKMRLLSKEKEYATAKK from the coding sequence ATGACGCGAAAGAACATCTTTGCGGTTGACTTAGGAAATAGCTGGTATAAAGTTATGGCTTCAGATAATGGAGAATTGGTGGAGTATCAATTACCAAACGCACTTGCTTTATTTGATGAAGAATTTTACGAAAAACCCTACGATGAAGAAGATGTAGACTTTGAGGAAAATTTAATCGTAGAAATTAAAAGTCCGGCCATCGTTGACAAGCGGGAAATTTACTACGTCGGCAAGTCAGCCATGAAACAGCGCAATGTTAGTCTTACTTCTTTTAACAATCAAAAAATTGATGAAGATCGTACTTATATTCTTTTACATTCGATAGCTGCTTATCATGCCCTGATCTCTGACCCGACTAAAGGGGAAATTAATTACCACATTGACCAATTAGCTGTTTCCCTTCCAACAACACAGTATAAGGAAAAAAAGGATGTATTCAAGGAACGCTTAAAAGGTGTTCACACGGTGATATTCCATAAAGTCCCCGGGATGCTTGAGCCAAAAGAAGTAGCTGTAAAAGTGCATATTGAAGATGTCATTGTAGGTGCTGAGGGAGCCCTTGCCTACCTGAGTTTGACACGTGATCCTCATTCATTAAATGTTACCAATGAATCGCTTGCTAAAGACTCCCAAAAAGGAATTATTATCGGAGATTTAGGCGGGGATTCCGTTGACTTTGTAGGTATTAAAAATAGTAAGCCTGTCGCATCTGTGGAAGGCGAACAGTTTGGAATTAATCAATTTCTTGATAATATCATTCAAAAAGTCAGTAAAAATGAGCTCTACAAATTTAATTCACGGTCAGAGCTGGAGGAGAAATTAGCTGCTGGACAGTCGGAATGGTATGTAGAGCCTTTTGCCGGCGTAAAAAAAGATATAAGTAAATATATTATTCCCCAGCTCAAATCTATGGCCATTAAATATTTGGAACACTTTGACCGGGTACGAAGCAATTCAAACGAAATTAATGGAGCTGTAAGATACATTGCGGTAGGGGGAGCAGCTGACATTGCGCAACGGCAAATTAAAGAAGCTGCTGTTAAATGGAGTGAGCGAGGACGTCCGATTGACTTGTTGTTCCCGGAAGATATGGTTAAATTAAACGTTCAGGGATTAATGATCCTTGCAAAAATGCGTCTGCTCAGTAAGGAAAAGGAATATGCGACCGCTAAAAAATAG
- a CDS encoding CsxC family protein, translating into MEYSEVKNKGGKKVSNKKHHYHDCVDLNKSASIEQCMNEETDTPVTPEGTRLVRIPVNLGDFNVTTHMVANIEFPYPVSEIKDIKKRVVILQCRLMTRTSASPDDQFSSGPFPLFIKGYVRKNIQYASPCYNEAGECVSSEMKSLTVKVPFECMTSVNLDSPAQLPVTNTRSEFDFFRAQDLGKGFPEKDKFLSSDISQFHQSSTANYNPLPYCELLRHEILEWDEATDRHSHHYGYSHSPVAEGHFHHIVEKMMVTFTVSVLQEQQVRITALP; encoded by the coding sequence ATAGAATACAGTGAGGTAAAAAATAAAGGAGGAAAAAAAGTGAGTAATAAAAAACATCACTACCACGATTGTGTGGACCTTAATAAATCCGCTTCTATTGAACAATGTATGAATGAGGAAACGGACACACCTGTAACACCTGAAGGTACGCGTTTAGTTAGAATTCCTGTGAACTTAGGAGATTTCAATGTCACTACGCATATGGTGGCTAACATTGAGTTTCCATATCCTGTTTCAGAGATTAAAGACATTAAGAAAAGAGTTGTTATTCTTCAGTGCCGCCTTATGACTCGTACATCTGCCAGTCCAGATGATCAATTCAGCAGTGGGCCATTCCCATTATTCATTAAAGGGTATGTACGCAAAAACATTCAGTATGCTTCCCCTTGTTATAATGAAGCAGGAGAATGCGTGTCCTCAGAAATGAAATCACTAACGGTTAAAGTACCGTTTGAGTGCATGACGAGTGTAAATCTTGATTCACCTGCTCAATTGCCTGTTACGAATACGCGAAGCGAGTTCGACTTTTTCAGAGCTCAGGATCTTGGAAAAGGCTTCCCTGAAAAGGATAAGTTTCTATCGAGTGATATTTCCCAGTTCCATCAAAGCAGTACGGCAAATTACAATCCTCTTCCGTATTGTGAATTGTTAAGACACGAAATCCTAGAATGGGATGAAGCTACAGACAGACACTCTCATCATTATGGCTATAGTCACAGCCCTGTAGCGGAAGGCCACTTTCATCATATAGTTGAAAAAATGATGGTTACTTTTACAGTGAGTGTTTTACAAGAACAGCAAGTTCGTATTACTGCCCTGCCTTAG
- a CDS encoding RNA-guided endonuclease InsQ/TnpB family protein, with protein MVKKNKAFKFKTEPNFEQLNLIKRTFGSARFIFNKMLDARILAYEDYKNDPSELKKMKFPTPAKYKKEYPFLKEVDSLALANTQMNLDKAYKAFFTGQNKFPKHKSRKARKSYTTNVVNGNIMVQDGYIKLPKLKWVKLKQHRQIPEGSKLKSVTVSMSATGKIYVSILTEYEVEPKEVQPENIIGLDYSMKELFVANEGTRAKYPRFYRQSEDRLAKEQRVLSRRKKGSNRWFKQKNKVAKLHEKVANQRKDFCHKWSRNLADNFDAIAIEDLNMKDMSRALKFGKSVHDNGWGMFASFLSYKLEELGKKLVKVGKWFPSSKTCSKCGSIDKQLTVSIRTYKCACGHIQDRDVNAAINIKVEGKRLLSEHQ; from the coding sequence ATGGTCAAAAAGAACAAAGCTTTCAAATTCAAAACAGAACCAAATTTTGAGCAACTAAACTTAATTAAAAGAACCTTCGGTTCTGCCCGCTTTATATTCAACAAAATGCTGGATGCCCGCATTTTAGCTTATGAAGATTACAAAAATGACCCAAGCGAACTGAAGAAAATGAAGTTTCCAACGCCAGCGAAATACAAAAAAGAATATCCTTTTTTGAAAGAAGTGGATAGTCTTGCTTTAGCCAACACTCAAATGAACCTGGATAAAGCTTATAAGGCTTTTTTTACTGGTCAAAATAAATTCCCAAAACACAAAAGCCGTAAAGCTCGTAAGAGCTATACCACAAATGTGGTTAACGGAAATATTATGGTCCAGGATGGCTATATCAAATTACCGAAACTCAAATGGGTGAAGTTGAAACAACATAGACAAATACCTGAAGGAAGCAAGTTGAAATCGGTCACGGTTTCAATGTCTGCGACAGGTAAAATTTATGTTTCTATTCTTACTGAATACGAAGTTGAACCTAAAGAGGTTCAACCAGAAAATATTATTGGTCTAGATTATTCTATGAAGGAATTGTTTGTAGCAAACGAAGGTACGAGAGCCAAGTACCCTCGTTTCTACCGTCAATCAGAGGATAGACTAGCCAAAGAGCAGCGCGTGTTATCACGCAGAAAGAAAGGCTCGAACCGTTGGTTCAAGCAGAAAAATAAAGTAGCGAAGCTACATGAAAAAGTAGCAAACCAACGCAAAGATTTCTGCCACAAGTGGAGCCGTAATTTAGCTGATAACTTTGATGCCATAGCTATTGAAGACCTTAACATGAAAGATATGTCTAGGGCTCTTAAATTCGGCAAAAGCGTGCACGATAACGGATGGGGAATGTTCGCCTCATTTCTTTCTTACAAGCTCGAAGAGCTTGGAAAGAAGCTTGTCAAGGTCGGCAAATGGTTCCCATCCTCTAAAACGTGCTCCAAATGCGGTAGTATTGATAAACAACTAACAGTGAGCATACGAACTTACAAATGCGCTTGTGGCCACATTCAAGACCGCGATGTGAACGCGGCTATTAACATAAAAGTAGAAGGAAAAAGGCTCCTTTCGGAGCATCAGTAA
- a CDS encoding DNA polymerase IV has protein sequence MDYQGYPRNDVLCIDMRSFYASVECMKRGLDPKKALLAVVGDTARRGSIVLAASPTLKRKYGISNVSRYFELPDDPSLIIAPAHMGDYLEVSVEITKMIRNYVPQQAIHVYSVDELWVTINGLNKLYGSPYEIAHMLQFEIREQFGIESVIGIGDNKFLAKVVMDIHAKKAEDGIAECRYEDVEAKLWPCDIHDVWGIGSRMTKNLNRMGILTLGDLARHPLKYLKKNFGVMGEQLYWHAWGIDLSPVYGNFVKTEQKSYGHGITLLRDYEKEEIYACLLDLCEEACRRARTDDKEGRTVHLGIGYSSETGGGFSRSMSVQSPTNITGDMYQVCLKLFQRFYDGKSKIRRASVALTNLNDGCDVQLSLFNNEPKKKDLADVMDRIRDEYGSTAVLRASSYTSGGITIERSKKIGGHYA, from the coding sequence GTGGATTATCAAGGATATCCGCGAAACGATGTGCTTTGTATTGATATGCGCAGTTTTTATGCAAGTGTAGAATGTATGAAAAGAGGGCTGGACCCTAAAAAAGCGTTATTGGCGGTGGTAGGGGACACTGCACGAAGAGGAAGTATTGTTCTCGCTGCTTCTCCCACGCTGAAACGAAAGTATGGAATCAGTAACGTCAGTAGGTATTTCGAACTGCCTGACGACCCCAGTTTAATTATTGCACCTGCGCACATGGGAGATTACCTCGAAGTATCTGTGGAAATTACCAAAATGATCAGGAATTATGTTCCACAGCAGGCTATCCACGTGTACTCGGTGGACGAATTGTGGGTCACCATTAATGGATTAAATAAGCTGTATGGAAGCCCGTATGAAATCGCTCATATGCTTCAATTTGAGATAAGAGAGCAATTCGGCATAGAATCTGTGATTGGAATTGGGGATAACAAATTTCTTGCAAAAGTCGTGATGGACATTCATGCGAAAAAGGCAGAAGACGGAATTGCAGAATGTCGATATGAAGACGTAGAAGCAAAGCTTTGGCCGTGTGATATTCATGACGTATGGGGAATTGGCTCAAGAATGACAAAAAATTTAAATCGAATGGGGATTTTGACACTTGGAGACTTAGCGCGTCACCCCTTAAAGTATCTGAAAAAAAATTTCGGCGTCATGGGAGAGCAATTATACTGGCATGCCTGGGGGATTGACCTGAGTCCTGTATATGGCAATTTTGTGAAGACAGAGCAGAAATCTTATGGCCATGGAATTACGTTATTAAGAGATTATGAAAAAGAGGAAATTTATGCCTGCCTGCTTGATTTATGCGAGGAAGCTTGCCGCCGCGCAAGAACCGATGATAAGGAAGGCAGGACGGTGCACCTGGGAATAGGATATTCGAGTGAAACAGGAGGAGGTTTCAGCCGGTCCATGTCTGTACAGTCTCCGACTAATATAACGGGGGATATGTATCAAGTATGCTTGAAGCTTTTTCAGCGTTTTTACGATGGGAAAAGTAAGATTCGGCGAGCATCGGTTGCTTTAACCAACTTGAATGATGGCTGTGATGTTCAGCTTAGCTTATTTAATAACGAACCTAAGAAGAAGGATTTAGCGGACGTTATGGACCGGATTCGTGATGAATACGGTTCTACAGCTGTCCTTAGGGCGAGCAGTTATACAAGCGGTGGTATCACTATCGAGCGAAGCAAAAAAATTGGCGGTCACTATGCATAG
- a CDS encoding alpha/beta fold hydrolase, whose product MYYTSSGAGVPIVFIHPPHMGHHVFKYQNVLSNQFRIITYDIRGHGNSGKNEKPPTIQQLANDLQLLLDRLGIDEAIIVGYSSGSSIAQAFALTYPDRMKALVLSGGFPEINTFLLRMQYYLGLALVNYPPLNF is encoded by the coding sequence ATGTACTATACTTCTTCAGGAGCTGGAGTACCAATTGTATTTATTCATCCACCCCACATGGGTCATCATGTCTTTAAGTACCAGAATGTGCTGTCTAATCAATTTAGAATTATTACGTACGATATCCGAGGTCATGGAAACAGCGGAAAAAACGAGAAGCCACCAACGATCCAACAGCTCGCTAATGATTTACAGCTGCTTCTTGACCGTTTAGGAATTGACGAAGCCATTATCGTAGGATATTCTTCCGGCAGTTCGATTGCTCAAGCGTTTGCCCTCACATACCCTGATAGAATGAAAGCGCTCGTTCTTTCTGGGGGGTTCCCAGAAATTAATACTTTTCTTTTAAGAATGCAGTATTATTTAGGACTAGCATTAGTGAACTACCCACCACTTAATTTCTAA